In Thiospirochaeta perfilievii, a single window of DNA contains:
- a CDS encoding Spx/MgsR family RNA polymerase-binding regulatory protein, which produces MKIWKYNRCGSCRKAIKYLDEKGLEYTALEILETPPTVDELKLMLGYLDGNIKKLFNTSGVKYREGNYKDKIKTLSQDETLNILSKEGALIKRPFILTETTGTVGFKEEVWDNIFK; this is translated from the coding sequence ATGAAAATATGGAAATATAATAGATGTGGTAGCTGTAGAAAGGCAATAAAATATTTAGATGAGAAGGGGTTAGAATATACAGCCTTAGAAATATTAGAGACACCACCAACTGTAGATGAATTAAAGTTAATGTTAGGCTATTTAGATGGAAACATAAAAAAGTTATTTAATACTTCCGGTGTAAAGTATAGGGAGGGTAACTATAAGGATAAAATTAAAACTCTATCCCAGGATGAAACACTAAATATACTCTCCAAGGAGGGTGCTTTAATTAAAAGACCTTTTATTTTAACTGAAACTACTGGTACTGTTGGTTTTAAGGAAGAAGTCTGGGATAATATTTTTAAGTAG
- a CDS encoding ABC-F family ATP-binding cassette domain-containing protein, with the protein MVNVSNIALSYGGRNLYRNGSFIIRPQDKIGLVGPNGSGKTSLFRILSGEEKADDGTVTIPSNFVIGYFSQDVGEMSGHSALEEAQLGAGKAFELGKKLTKLEHDMCDPDLDPDKMDEVMEQYGKVQMEYQDLGGYDLETNAKTILTGLGIGESRWNEPVESFSGGWKMRIALAKILLLNPDLLLIDEPTNHLDIETIIWLEEWLREFKGSILMTSHDREFMTRLCNRTLEVAPGSITLYSGDYDFYMAERVIRREQLIASKRKQDAMLAKEEEFIAKFAARASHAAQVQSRVKTIEKIERIVIPPEPKVMKLQLPQIKRGGDIVVALENLGKEYILGDGSTHPVFSGITGTVNRLDKIAVTGVNGAGKSTLLKIINNLTEPTEGSSTVGPSTEIGYFSQYSSDVLKPENTIFEEVSSILPNETVGYVRNLLGSFLFSGDDIDKPISVLSGGEKSRVMLACLLSQPYNFIILDEPTNHLDIASREVLLDALKEFKGTVMIVSHDRYFLRHFITRVFEVDHGKLNIYEGDYDYYESKKASV; encoded by the coding sequence ATGGTAAATGTATCGAATATAGCTTTAAGTTATGGAGGAAGAAACCTCTATAGAAATGGAAGTTTTATAATAAGACCCCAGGATAAAATTGGTTTAGTTGGACCTAACGGTTCTGGAAAAACATCACTTTTTAGAATATTAAGTGGGGAAGAGAAAGCCGATGATGGAACAGTAACAATCCCTTCTAACTTTGTAATAGGATATTTCTCCCAGGATGTTGGGGAGATGAGTGGCCATTCAGCCTTAGAAGAGGCACAATTAGGTGCTGGTAAAGCCTTTGAACTTGGAAAAAAGTTAACAAAACTAGAACACGATATGTGCGACCCAGACTTAGATCCAGATAAGATGGATGAAGTTATGGAACAGTATGGCAAAGTTCAGATGGAGTACCAGGACTTAGGTGGGTATGATTTAGAAACAAACGCAAAAACAATATTAACCGGTTTAGGAATAGGAGAGTCTAGATGGAATGAACCTGTAGAATCCTTCTCTGGAGGGTGGAAGATGAGAATTGCCCTTGCTAAGATACTTCTACTTAATCCTGACCTATTATTAATTGATGAGCCAACAAATCACTTAGATATTGAGACTATTATCTGGTTAGAAGAGTGGTTAAGAGAGTTTAAAGGTTCAATATTAATGACAAGTCATGATAGGGAATTTATGACTAGACTCTGTAATAGAACTCTAGAAGTAGCCCCTGGATCTATTACCCTATACTCAGGGGATTATGACTTTTATATGGCAGAGAGGGTTATTCGGAGGGAGCAATTAATCGCATCAAAAAGAAAACAGGATGCAATGTTAGCTAAGGAAGAGGAGTTTATAGCAAAGTTTGCAGCTAGAGCATCCCACGCCGCCCAGGTTCAATCTAGGGTTAAAACCATAGAGAAGATTGAGAGAATAGTTATACCCCCAGAGCCTAAGGTTATGAAACTTCAACTCCCCCAGATAAAACGTGGAGGGGACATTGTTGTTGCCCTAGAGAATCTAGGGAAAGAGTATATTTTAGGAGATGGCTCTACCCATCCAGTCTTTAGCGGTATCACAGGAACCGTAAATAGATTGGATAAGATTGCTGTAACAGGTGTTAACGGTGCAGGTAAATCTACACTACTTAAAATAATAAATAATTTAACGGAACCAACAGAGGGTTCATCAACAGTTGGACCTAGTACAGAGATTGGATACTTTAGCCAGTACTCTTCCGATGTTTTAAAACCCGAAAACACAATATTTGAAGAGGTATCCTCTATACTACCAAATGAGACTGTAGGATATGTAAGAAATCTGTTAGGTTCCTTCTTATTTAGTGGAGATGATATAGATAAACCCATATCTGTTTTATCTGGTGGAGAAAAAAGTAGGGTTATGTTAGCCTGTCTTCTATCCCAACCATATAACTTTATTATACTAGATGAGCCAACAAACCACTTAGATATTGCTAGTAGAGAAGTTTTACTAGATGCTTTAAAAGAGTTTAAGGGAACAGTTATGATAGTAAGTCATGATAGATACTTTTTAAGGCACTTTATTACAAGGGTATTTGAAGTTGATCATGGGAAACTAAATATATACGAGGGTGATTACGACTATTACGAATCAAAGAAGGCTTCGGTTTAG
- a CDS encoding methyl-accepting chemotaxis protein: MKLNKKISEIYKDSDYGVQRMAPAFWILSIVSVVLMSLILILKIINKESFIESINTYIIITAIIFSQYFLYKGKYDVATLFFSSGVFLGLTTTMFLESRVTIQIPYRHAVNYMLLIISTGMISHKLFNLKIIFSATILSYVLITYMAISKGLVESHVKSLNLQLILPTFVMLAGSIAIYFMKSIELGIIRDIYNKLKIADEEKGKRQEVLNSIKVQLNKSSDLITLSGTANSASESIDERVQQVKVQMDILQTKFRNSSTALNTISNEIINLKSVADNQSVNVTQTSASIEEMNASILNVANVIFKKKDTVSSLLDSSANGERSINETINSFNEVIENFENIKEMTTVIDDIASQTNLLSMNAAIEAAHAGDAGKGFAVVADEIRKLAESSSSNAKNIGNRIIDLVKSIENTGNEVKRSGDSFQSIHQEIIEVSRAMEEISSSASELSEGSNEILTATSLLNSLTTKVSSGVEEVLNNHNIVNSDLSGITEASGNILSSLSSITNDTSTIKDDIKEISQMAREIDSHMNSI; encoded by the coding sequence GTGAAATTAAATAAAAAAATTAGTGAAATATATAAAGATAGCGATTACGGTGTGCAAAGAATGGCACCAGCTTTCTGGATATTAAGTATAGTTAGTGTTGTTCTTATGTCACTTATACTTATCTTGAAAATTATTAATAAAGAGTCATTTATAGAGAGTATTAATACATATATAATTATTACCGCAATAATATTCTCTCAATATTTTTTATATAAAGGTAAGTATGATGTAGCTACTCTATTTTTCTCTTCCGGTGTATTTTTAGGCTTAACTACAACTATGTTTTTAGAATCTAGGGTAACAATACAAATCCCATATCGTCACGCTGTAAACTATATGCTTTTAATTATATCAACAGGTATGATTAGTCATAAACTTTTTAACCTAAAAATAATTTTTTCAGCAACAATTTTATCTTATGTATTAATTACATATATGGCTATTTCTAAGGGGTTAGTAGAGAGTCATGTTAAATCTCTAAATCTACAATTAATACTACCTACATTTGTAATGTTAGCAGGATCAATTGCAATATATTTTATGAAAAGTATAGAGCTGGGAATAATTCGGGATATATATAATAAACTTAAAATTGCAGATGAAGAGAAGGGTAAACGTCAGGAAGTTCTAAACTCTATTAAGGTTCAATTAAATAAGAGTAGTGATTTAATAACACTATCTGGAACAGCAAATAGTGCTAGTGAAAGTATAGATGAGAGGGTTCAACAGGTAAAAGTACAAATGGATATTCTTCAAACAAAGTTTAGAAATTCTTCTACGGCTCTAAATACAATTTCAAATGAAATAATAAATCTAAAGAGTGTTGCTGATAATCAGTCTGTTAATGTAACACAAACCAGTGCTTCTATAGAGGAGATGAATGCATCTATACTAAATGTTGCCAATGTTATTTTTAAAAAGAAGGATACTGTATCCTCTTTATTAGACTCATCTGCCAATGGGGAGAGATCCATAAACGAAACAATCAACTCATTTAATGAGGTTATTGAGAATTTTGAAAATATAAAGGAGATGACTACAGTTATTGATGACATTGCATCTCAAACTAATCTTTTATCAATGAATGCAGCTATAGAGGCCGCCCATGCAGGGGATGCAGGTAAAGGGTTTGCTGTTGTTGCAGATGAGATAAGAAAATTAGCAGAGAGTAGTTCTTCAAATGCTAAAAATATTGGAAACAGGATTATAGACCTGGTAAAATCTATAGAAAATACAGGTAATGAAGTTAAAAGATCAGGTGATTCATTTCAGAGTATTCACCAGGAAATCATAGAAGTTTCTAGGGCGATGGAAGAGATCTCTTCTAGCGCCTCGGAACTCTCTGAAGGTAGTAATGAGATACTAACAGCAACATCTCTATTAAACAGTTTAACAACAAAGGTTAGTTCTGGTGTTGAAGAGGTTTTAAATAACCATAATATTGTAAATAGTGATCTATCTGGAATTACAGAAGCTTCTGGTAATATTCTCTCATCCCTTAGTAGTATTACCAATGATACATCTACAATTAAGGATGATATAAAAGAGATATCTCAAATGGCTAGGGAGATTGATTCCCATATGAACTCAATATAA
- a CDS encoding carboxypeptidase M32 — protein sequence MNYLEALERFKKYVEDIKNISYAVNVMHWDGSTDAPKSSFPVRGESLGFFSTLEYEMFVTKQMDEDLNTLLENIDKLDDKESVMVHKARKEYDKLVKIPSDEIKEYQILTNRAQHSWEEARKKDDFSIFSPDLKEIIKTLRRFADYRGIKNHPYNIYLDDYEEGMTREKLDIFFDTLRKRIVPLLKGIMDSKKNIRDEFLSRDYPLDSQREAATELLEFMHFDLDRGLLKESTHPFTMGLNIDDVRLTSRYDKNNMISGMLSVAHEGGHALYEQNISRDLINTTLATGTSLGIHESQSRIYENNIFKSREFINFYFPKLQKRYPEQLKDVSEEEFYEAINNVKPSFIRVDADELTYSLHIMVRYEIEVALIEGSIEVDELPEYWNKKMEEYLGIVPPNNRLGVLQDVHWSHGLFGYFPTYALGSAYAAQFANKMEKDIKLKETLLKSDFKTPLEWLNKNVHQFGSLLTPDEISLKSTNELLNPNYFCEYLENKYSKIYNL from the coding sequence ATGAATTATTTAGAAGCGTTAGAACGATTTAAAAAGTATGTAGAGGATATTAAAAATATTAGTTATGCGGTAAATGTAATGCATTGGGATGGGTCCACAGACGCACCTAAAAGCAGCTTCCCTGTTAGGGGTGAGAGTCTTGGTTTTTTCTCCACCCTAGAGTATGAAATGTTTGTAACAAAGCAGATGGATGAAGACTTAAATACCCTATTAGAAAATATAGATAAGTTAGATGATAAAGAGTCTGTAATGGTACATAAAGCCCGAAAGGAGTATGATAAACTTGTTAAAATACCTTCAGATGAGATTAAAGAGTATCAAATATTAACAAATAGAGCTCAACATAGTTGGGAGGAAGCAAGAAAGAAGGATGATTTTTCAATTTTTAGCCCAGATTTAAAGGAAATTATTAAAACCCTAAGACGATTTGCAGATTATAGGGGTATTAAGAACCATCCATATAATATCTATTTAGATGATTATGAAGAGGGTATGACAAGAGAAAAACTAGATATATTCTTTGATACATTAAGAAAGAGGATTGTTCCCCTATTAAAAGGAATAATGGACTCTAAAAAAAATATAAGAGATGAGTTTTTAAGCAGAGACTACCCCCTTGATTCCCAGAGAGAGGCAGCAACTGAACTTTTAGAGTTTATGCACTTTGATCTAGATAGAGGTCTATTAAAAGAGAGTACCCACCCCTTTACCATGGGTTTAAATATTGATGATGTTAGATTAACTTCTAGGTACGATAAAAATAATATGATCTCTGGTATGTTATCTGTAGCCCATGAGGGAGGACATGCCCTATATGAGCAAAATATTAGTAGAGATTTAATTAATACAACCCTTGCTACTGGAACTTCCCTTGGAATACATGAGTCCCAATCAAGAATATATGAAAATAATATTTTTAAAAGTAGGGAGTTTATAAATTTTTACTTCCCAAAATTACAAAAGAGGTACCCTGAACAACTAAAAGATGTATCAGAGGAAGAATTTTATGAAGCAATTAATAATGTAAAACCAAGCTTTATTCGTGTAGATGCCGACGAGCTTACCTACTCTCTACACATTATGGTTCGATATGAGATAGAAGTTGCACTAATTGAAGGAAGTATAGAAGTCGATGAACTTCCCGAGTATTGGAATAAAAAAATGGAAGAGTACCTAGGTATAGTTCCGCCAAATAATAGATTAGGAGTTTTACAAGATGTTCACTGGTCCCATGGTTTATTTGGCTACTTCCCGACCTACGCCCTAGGTTCAGCCTATGCTGCCCAATTTGCAAATAAGATGGAAAAGGATATTAAACTTAAGGAGACCCTATTAAAGTCTGATTTTAAAACACCCCTAGAGTGGTTAAATAAAAATGTACATCAGTTTGGGTCCCTTCTAACACCAGATGAGATTAGTTTAAAAAGTACAAATGAGTTATTAAATCCTAACTATTTTTGCGAATATTTAGAAAACAAATACTCTAAGATATACAATCTATAA
- a CDS encoding DMT family transporter, with product MNIILTLITGICISLMIFFNGSLDGYIGNFPSLLFIHSTGFILISLSFLKKQRPRKREKKSKWFLLAGVMGIVVVTLNNTVYNMGGVLLTLGGTLAGQVIMASIMELVKHNKNGERVPIGKIISLLLVIPGATIIGLRSNIEFYWIFISWIPGMLVMLQSYMNSQNILSIGFKKTLIIHYGSTLAVLLIMMIFIPLGDSVSKVLSGQVPLQFVIGGGSIAIFIVSVGSYLLLKLKPITYVLLLYTGQLSSAILLDYTTGLPFSKEKFIAMILIICGLFLGEIKLNKKAGV from the coding sequence ATGAATATAATTTTAACACTAATAACAGGGATATGCATATCTCTTATGATCTTTTTTAATGGTTCCTTAGATGGTTATATAGGGAATTTCCCATCCCTACTATTTATTCACTCTACAGGTTTTATTTTAATATCTCTATCCTTTTTAAAAAAACAGAGACCTAGGAAACGGGAAAAAAAGAGTAAGTGGTTTTTACTAGCTGGTGTAATGGGAATTGTTGTAGTTACCCTTAACAATACTGTATACAACATGGGAGGAGTCTTATTAACCCTTGGAGGGACTCTTGCCGGCCAGGTTATAATGGCATCTATTATGGAGTTAGTTAAGCACAATAAAAATGGAGAGAGAGTGCCAATTGGTAAAATTATCTCCCTACTGTTAGTAATACCCGGTGCTACAATTATTGGACTTAGGAGTAATATAGAGTTTTATTGGATATTTATCTCTTGGATACCCGGTATGCTTGTTATGTTACAATCATACATGAATAGCCAAAACATACTCTCTATTGGTTTTAAAAAAACACTAATTATTCATTATGGAAGTACCTTGGCTGTTCTTTTAATTATGATGATTTTTATACCTTTGGGGGACTCTGTATCCAAGGTGTTAAGTGGACAAGTTCCATTACAATTTGTTATTGGTGGAGGGTCTATTGCTATATTTATAGTCTCAGTGGGAAGTTACCTCTTATTAAAACTAAAACCAATAACTTATGTGCTACTTCTTTATACAGGACAACTATCCAGTGCTATTCTACTTGACTATACAACTGGTCTACCATTTTCTAAGGAGAAGTTTATAGCTATGATATTAATTATTTGCGGACTATTCCTTGGGGAGATTAAACTTAATAAAAAGGCTGGGGTATAA
- a CDS encoding Crp/Fnr family transcriptional regulator has product MSYSEFIKCFPKYNFLKPLFDKNLIPYKTWDKGEVICRCNRELDSLYFFTSGRGRAYRGLNNGKEVIYCLYSGKEIAGDVEFLIDTGTTCNIVSSGNLSGFRVKKSIIDEKIYNQLFNLLAKEVAYKFVTNSSSTTIKLGYKLEERVAYYVLYEYVDSVYLMEELAGLLGTTYRHLSRVFKKFNDEELLRLDNKKITILNRRELERLSSVIKEEFYD; this is encoded by the coding sequence ATGTCCTATTCGGAATTTATTAAGTGTTTTCCTAAATATAATTTTTTAAAACCTCTCTTTGATAAGAATTTAATCCCATATAAGACATGGGACAAGGGAGAAGTTATTTGTAGGTGTAATAGGGAGTTAGACTCTCTTTACTTTTTTACATCAGGCCGGGGTCGAGCATATAGAGGTCTAAATAATGGAAAAGAGGTAATTTATTGCCTATATAGTGGAAAAGAGATAGCAGGGGATGTTGAGTTTTTAATAGATACAGGTACTACATGTAATATTGTAAGTAGTGGAAACCTCTCAGGATTTAGGGTTAAAAAATCTATAATTGACGAGAAGATATATAATCAGCTATTTAACCTTTTAGCAAAGGAGGTTGCTTACAAATTTGTAACTAACTCCTCAAGTACAACTATAAAATTAGGATATAAATTAGAAGAGAGGGTTGCGTACTATGTTTTATATGAGTACGTAGACAGTGTCTACTTAATGGAGGAGTTAGCTGGACTTCTTGGAACCACATATAGACATTTAAGCAGGGTTTTTAAAAAATTTAACGATGAAGAACTACTAAGATTAGATAATAAAAAAATTACAATCCTAAATAGAAGAGAGTTAGAGAGACTATCTAGCGTAATAAAGGAAGAGTTTTATGATTAA